TTGTCCTTGCCATTCTAGTGATTCAAGTAGCATGTATACTCtgagagatttttctttatataacaTGTGAAGAGATATTACtcttattgaaaataaaagaacatttgttctatatttttgtcttcaatttgaaatttccaaACTGGGAGGGGTTTGATATCTGAAGAGCATCCATTGTGGTATTGACTCAGTCTTCTCACTTGTGACAGGTGAATGACCCTCCAGTCAGAAACTCACAAGAAGCTTTCATGATGGAGATGCGTGCAGCAAGAATGGTAAGATTTGGACTTTAATCTGAATTGAGGCTTGGCCATTTAATTATTGTAACCAACAAAGGATAGTTAATTCTGCTCATTAACTTAAAAAGCAGTTCATGTTTGGCATATATGTTTACCACATGTCAATTTGGTAATCCTCTGCTGAATCCATGAGAGACTCAAAATTTCAGGGCTATGAGACTTCTAGAAAATGGATGTGggatttctttttcatgataatGGGAATTTCATTATCTCAGAGATTGCGCTTGCCACACGTGTATTAGCATTTAGCAATAGCAATAACCATAATGTGAAATGACCCTCACAATCTGGATTTTCTGTATAGTTTAAATGAACTTGAGGGAACACAAATTGTCAATCCAAAAATAGTTACTCAAATCGCAAAATGCAGGTGGCTAAGTATGATTAGCTTTTCAAGGAATATGGTGAAGTGGCGAGAGCATCTTTCTATAGTTCAAATGAACTTGGGGGAAAATAAGTGGCATAACCTTGAGATTAGTTACTTGAATAGGTGATGTGTGTGATTAAGGACTAAAAACTTTTCAAGGAATATTATTAAGCGGTGGAAGCACCTACTTGTAATGCTTCAGAAATTTTAACCCTGGATCGATCTTCTTCTTTACTTTCCAAAGCTTATCAAAGAAGCAGCTTCTCTGTGCTCATGTATTTGTCTCCTCTGCCATTTGATGCATGTATGTGAAAAAGGTTCAAGCGGCTGATTCACTGCTGAAATTGGTATCGGAGCTGAAACAGACTGCCATATTTTCAGGATTCGCATCTCTAAACGACCATGTTGAACAGAGAATCGTCGAGTTCAACCAACAAGCCGAAAAATCGGATCGTACATTGTCTAGAATTGCGGAGGAGGCAGCCGCCAGTCTCAAAGAGCTCGAATCTCATTACTACTCTTCGTTGCAGAGGACGACTCATCCCACCGAATCTTAGTGGAACATGGCTGTGATCTTGTGTATTAATTGTGGGGATTATTGTGACTTGTTACTTATCTTGAAGCTAACAAAAGCTATGTACACTACATGGAGCTTCTAGGGTATTCTTTAACTTCAGCAGGGTGATTGAGAGGCTTTCTCTTGCCGTTCCAGAGCCATGTGAGGGGATGAATTTGATTATCTAAATAAGGAGTATTGAGGAGATATTTGACTTTGGAATTCGTCCAATAAACTTGTCGATGACTACTCAGTGCAAATCTCTCTCAGCAAAGAGATTAGCAACTTGGACTTCAAGTCATTGCGTTTGTCTCCTGTACTTCTATGTCTACGAATTTGCAGCTAAAGGTTGGATGAGATGGAAAGCTTTTACATAATTGCTGCCATGTGATTCCCCGGTCCTAGCGGAGATGACCTGCATTGGATTGAAATAGAGCCCGGGGCTTACTCTCTTCTCAAAAGCTGGTCCATAAAACCACTTGCTCTCTACGATAGCAAAGAGGCCTTTAGTTTTTTTATTGCATGCTCCGTTTACTGCGCAGGAATTTTTGCGatttgaaaactatttttaaagaagtcattttctagaaaaatagtAATATTTTCCGGAAGTTGATTGAAGTTTGAAAATGAACTGTAGATTAGTTTTCCGTCGCTTGGAAATGATGGCTTAACTTTCTTTCCTAAAGAAACACGCACCATTCACATTGCGCATGTACATGGATAAAAAATTCCGTTGCTTTGGCAGTCTATAAATagaatttggtaaaaatttaaataGTATCATTCATTAACTAGACTTTTAAAGTAATTGAATATGTTGATTTTGAGTTAATAAAGCTAAGGCTCATCTCATTTTATTAGACCTGGGCCCGGCCGACGAGGTCCCGAAGACTTGGACATGACTGTCGAGATCTTGAGCATGGGGTGTTAAGGTCTTGGGTCAAGTCTCGAGGGACTGAGACCTAGTCGCTATGATCCCAAACCCGGGTGTTGAGGACCCCACTTTGGTCGAAGACTAGGCCTTGACCTTAGGGGACTTGAGCCTTGCTATTGAGGTTCCAATTTTCTTGGGCCCAGCCGTTCGGAACTTGAGCATGGGCACTGGAGATCGGGGCCGAATCTTGATAGATTGATCTTGAGCATTGGTGACTTGATTGTAGGAGTTGAGTAGTCGGGCATGGATGCTGGTGACTTGGGCATGGACACTGGAGTTTTAAGTCTGGCCTTGAACGACTTGGACCAACCTCTTTGCACCCTGGTCTGGCTCATCTGGCCCTAATGGACATTGATCATAAGTTATTGCTGCTTTGTTGACTCTATTTAACACATTTGGCATAAAATTATACATAACTTTTATTACATGTTATATAATTTACCACATTTCGTTagtaaatgaaaatttgattgaGTAAAATTATGAATGCTTGTAGAGCCTGGATCTTCAACCAATGTTAGTGGTTCATCCGTGTCTTTATTTAAGTTGTACACTAGTGTGGAATAATCTTACATTTTTATTAGTATTGTGATGAGACAATAATGACGACGTCATTTGACGGCAATTTCGattcaaattaatattctaTCATGGGCATGAAACTCAGTAATTGACGATACTAGTCATATGTTcctaatatttaatttaattttctatgaaaaagaaaaaactcgcGACGCTTTTTTTGCCAACAAAATTAACTTATTTGCTATCCaatccgaaaaagaaaaaagaaaagatttgcTTTAGAATCCTGCTTAAAATGAAACCTCGTCTCAAAACCCCAGAACGCCCAAACCCACATGCCGTTTTGGAGCGGGACagcgcctcctcctcctccattgcCCTAACCATGGTAGAGCGCTCGCTTTGCATGCGAGAGGTACGGGGTTCGATACCCCGCATCtccatttctccttttttttttacctccttctttctcatttatttttgaacaatttgagagagagagaaaatttgagaataatgTATTTGGAATTAGAATATATAATTTAGTACAAGAACTAAATTAACCGATAAAAATTGAACAAGCAACACTTCTTCACTAGTTAACTCCTCGTctctcttctaagaatataaTCTCTCTAAATATATCCACACCAAGCCAAAtcactactactactactattattattattattattattattattattattattggttttttatttatttatggagtattttttatttttccttctcgtAGTCCTGGCTGGAGTAGGGGCTGAACGCCTCGAAGAACCAGTTCGCCTTCCGCCAAGCGCTCCACCCCATCTCCTCGCAGATCTCGTCGTCGTGGTTGATGCTGTACGTGGAGATGCAGTGGCGCTTGTAGAACCTGGTGGTCCTCTTGCTCACCTCCACCTCCCTCGCCGTCTGCTCCAGCATCCCCTCCACGCTCGGCAGCTTGAACTCCCCCGCCGCCAGCCGGCTCAGCCACTTGCACCCCAGCTCCGCCGAGTGCAGGTTCGACACGCTCTCCAGGTACCCCACGAACGCCGCGTTCGGGATCAGCGGATGGATCATCCCCCTGCAGCACGCATCGGTTTTAATTTCCGGCGCCGCCGACGAGGGCTAGTGCTCTCTAGCTAATATGAATTGGTGGTTACCTGTACAGGGGCATGACGCCGGAAGGGAACTCGACGAGGCTGCGGAAGGGCTCCGGCAGGATGGACTTGATCTTCTGCTTGCCCTCGAAGCCGGTGGCCAGCGCCACAACGTCGGCCTCCACCCGCGTCTTGTCGTCGAACTCGATCCCTCCTTCCCAGAACCACCACTTGGACGGCCTCCTGAACACGATCTTGCCCTTCTCCGCCTCCGCGAAGAAATTCTCGGGCACGATCGCCATCTGGCACGAGGCGTAGTCTTCCTCGAACGGGTGCTCCGGCTTCAGGCCGTACTTCGCCAGGGGCATTTTCCACAGCAGATAGGACTCGATGAACTTCGAAACTCCCCGCCTCTATCGAACATCGCGAAGAATACTCAGATTGTCAGTGCTCATCCCAATCACAGTGCGAAAAACATGCGACCTCGATATGTTTAGGGAAAAAATTGAAACGGGTTGAACTCACCAGAGGGGTGAAAAGGAGGCAAAGGAGGGTCTTGAGGAGAGACTGGCTGGGCCTCTCGTGGAGGAACTGGGAGAATCTGGTGGAGTAGAACAGGAAGAACGGCAATCCCCAGACCCAGTAATGCGGCACGATCCAGTGCAGCGTCCTCACGATCATGGTGCAGGGCTGCCCTTCTGGCCCTTTTGCGATCCAAAACAACAAAGCAGAGAATATCAACACCCATACAGTTCAACAAAAGATGCATCGAACACGATCCAGTGACAAAGATCGTTCCCTATTCATGCGCAATCGGTCTGGCAATTCCTAGATAGGTTATGGAGATGGGCTCATCGTCCCGAACTCGGCCGGATCTGGGACTGGTCGTGTTCGAGCGGCGAAAGCCGCCTTGTCCAAAGTCCAACAAGGAGAAACTTCCGAACCTCGGAACCAGACCGACGAGTCTTCACGGTCATAATCGGGTTGGCCCGATCGCCCTCCACTCGACCCGATTGACCCCTAGGGAGCCCGTTCGACAGATCTCACACGTGCGAACGAACGACTTTCTAGCCCCGACCGCGACGTGCGAAAAGACAAAGACAACGTGGGGCAAGTGGAAAGGGAACCGCACGGAAAAGGAGAGTCGAAACAGCAAGCAGACGAGCATGTGATTCAGATTTATGCTCGGTGGGAGCCACGAGCGCAAGCGTCCTTGTCTCGTCTTGTCACGCCTTTCGAAGTGAAAAGTCAGGGCTGACTTTCTAGGGTTTACACCCGTGTGGTCGTGTGCGGTCGAGGACTGGCGTTTCCATCCTTGTCCGTTGCGGTCAACGGGAACGAGGATAAGACAATTCACTGTTAGCTCATCCGGTTTCCGTTTGAACCGATCCGGGACCGACGACCGGGGTTTGACTTTGCTTcccttttttctaatttttgcgTGATGTACGCGTGCATGACATGACGTCAGTTCCATGCATTTTCCATCTTGCCACGCCAGCTTTTTTATAAACACGAAAGAAGGCCGGCCTAAATTTAATGACCAAAGTGGAAAAATGATTAGGTGCTGGCTACGGGAACATTCCTTTTCCTACGGTTTATATTTGTGGTGGTTTCCATTTGCGGTCATGACAAGATGTCCAAAAGTATTTTCTAACCGAGTTATAAGGAAGGTCGAGATGAAAGAAtgtttttctcaaatttccTCGATTTATAGTAAGTTTTCGAGCGCGATTCACGAAAGAGAAGAGGGAGATTGATGTCATGGAAAGATGGATTGGTGGGTATATGCATGTGTATGTGTATATACCTTGGTTGGCCTCGGCGCACTCCATGGCCAAATCGATGGCAGACTTTTTGTAGCCAACGACCACAACCTTCTTTCCTCGGAGAAGTTGAGTGGTAGCTTCCTGGTCCAGCTTCGAGTAATCCATGGAGTGCATGACTTTGCCTTGGAACACCTCCGGCCCTTTGCCTTTTGGGAAGACCGGCATCTTGGGTATGTCCCCGTATTTCCCGACGCACATAACAAGAAACTCAAAGGCATACAACTGCACCAGTGATTTTAAATTCTCAGACATGTTGTATATCATAAACCTTCACGATCGATTGATTGATCGATAACTAGCCCTTCGCTAGGTTTTCATTCAAAGCAAAGAACATTGGAATACCGAGAAGGGTATATAGTGTTGAAAATTCTTATCATGAGGAGCTTTTCTTTGTGAATTTACATAAGTCGTGAATCAACTAGTTTTACGAGAGTTTAAacctttttaagaaaattcGCAGTACGCATCACTTagcaaaaatagaaactttACTTCGTTGACTATTTGT
This genomic stretch from Eucalyptus grandis isolate ANBG69807.140 chromosome 3, ASM1654582v1, whole genome shotgun sequence harbors:
- the LOC104438002 gene encoding mediator of RNA polymerase II transcription subunit 22b yields the protein MNRGGGAGAGLGSGSGPTAAAAVAAAQKQKTLLQRVENDIGNIVDNFSHLVNVARVNDPPVRNSQEAFMMEMRAARMVQAADSLLKLVSELKQTAIFSGFASLNDHVEQRIVEFNQQAEKSDRTLSRIAEEAAASLKELESHYYSSLQRTTHPTES
- the LOC104438003 gene encoding probable flavin-containing monooxygenase 1 produces the protein MASADRNVQISKIGIIGAGVSGLAAAKQLARHEPIVFEATDSIGGVWKHCSYSSTKLQSLRCDYEFSDFPWPDRDNSSFPSHAEIVDYVEAYAKHFDLLKCVRFNSKVVGVRFMGDQKITDNGGSYGSLLPGEPVWEVAVQTGSDTIQLYAFEFLVMCVGKYGDIPKMPVFPKGKGPEVFQGKVMHSMDYSKLDQEATTQLLRGKKVVVVGYKKSAIDLAMECAEANQGPEGQPCTMIVRTLHWIVPHYWVWGLPFFLFYSTRFSQFLHERPSQSLLKTLLCLLFTPLRRGVSKFIESYLLWKMPLAKYGLKPEHPFEEDYASCQMAIVPENFFAEAEKGKIVFRRPSKWWFWEGGIEFDDKTRVEADVVALATGFEGKQKIKSILPEPFRSLVEFPSGVMPLYRGMIHPLIPNAAFVGYLESVSNLHSAELGCKWLSRLAAGEFKLPSVEGMLEQTAREVEVSKRTTRFYKRHCISTYSINHDDEICEEMGWSAWRKANWFFEAFSPYSSQDYEKEK